A single Magnetovibrio sp. PR-2 DNA region contains:
- the thiL gene encoding thiamine-phosphate kinase yields the protein MAGREFDIISNYFRPLAHGSGEALGLLDDAAVLSVPEGCELVVTTDAVVGGVHYLETLPPQDIAHKVVGVNLSDLAAMGATPHAVFLAAQFSPDVSEDWLEGFAAGLGEALKPSGAKLLGGDTVTTFGSQAFTITALGHVEQGKALTRGGAQEGDLVLGTGTFGDAALGLALWQGKIMGVLDGHEKHLTRRYARPEPRNVFGAKLSSLGLATACVDVSDGLVQDLGHICGASGVSAVLEWDQINVSDAALSILDAEPQRQREILSGGDDYELVFTALPEHLGAIEDLAERLSLDVCVMGRIEAASVSHPRVQVLDDHGNRVDVGAGGYRHF from the coding sequence ATGGCTGGTCGCGAATTCGACATCATTTCCAATTATTTCCGCCCCCTGGCTCACGGCTCGGGGGAGGCTTTGGGCTTGCTTGACGACGCGGCCGTTCTTTCCGTTCCCGAAGGGTGCGAGTTGGTCGTGACCACGGATGCCGTCGTGGGTGGGGTGCATTATCTGGAAACTCTGCCGCCGCAAGACATTGCGCATAAGGTAGTCGGTGTGAATTTGTCCGATCTGGCGGCCATGGGCGCTACACCGCATGCTGTGTTTTTGGCGGCACAATTTTCCCCCGACGTATCGGAAGACTGGTTGGAAGGTTTCGCCGCAGGTCTGGGTGAGGCCTTGAAGCCGTCCGGCGCCAAGCTTTTGGGCGGCGACACGGTCACCACCTTTGGCAGCCAAGCTTTTACGATAACCGCACTGGGCCATGTGGAACAGGGCAAGGCCCTGACACGTGGCGGGGCGCAAGAAGGGGACTTGGTGCTGGGGACCGGTACGTTTGGCGATGCAGCCTTGGGCTTGGCGCTCTGGCAGGGCAAGATCATGGGCGTTTTGGATGGTCACGAAAAGCACCTAACCCGGCGCTATGCTCGGCCTGAGCCTCGCAATGTCTTTGGGGCCAAGCTTTCGTCACTAGGCTTAGCCACAGCGTGCGTGGATGTGTCTGATGGGTTGGTACAGGATTTGGGCCACATCTGTGGTGCTTCGGGCGTGTCGGCTGTGTTGGAGTGGGATCAGATCAATGTATCTGATGCAGCCCTAAGCATTTTGGACGCCGAACCGCAACGCCAAAGGGAGATTTTGAGTGGCGGGGACGACTACGAACTGGTTTTCACAGCGCTTCCCGAACACTTAGGCGCCATTGAAGACTTGGCTGAACGCTTAAGCCTTGACGTTTGTGTCATGGGCCGCATCGAAGCTGCGTCCGTTTCTCATCCGCGCGTTCAGGTCTTGGACGACCATGGTAATCGAGTGGACGTTGGCGCAGGCGGTTATCGCCATTTCTAA
- the nusB gene encoding transcription antitermination factor NusB: MSAEDTSFDVKSRAAARMAAVQSLYELDMVDGDEDPVLRTFIEKRWTVMVEDEDGDEIGEAEFNDPDKTFLIELVRGVGERKTDLDEMLNGALGPKWSVERIEILMRAILRCGAYELLERSEIPAKVVINEYMDIANAFFTESEPKMVNGVLDKLGHTLRDGKMD; the protein is encoded by the coding sequence ATGAGCGCAGAAGACACTTCATTTGATGTGAAGTCCCGTGCCGCAGCCCGTATGGCTGCGGTTCAGTCTTTGTATGAGCTGGACATGGTCGACGGTGACGAAGATCCGGTGCTGCGCACCTTTATCGAAAAACGCTGGACCGTTATGGTCGAAGACGAAGACGGCGACGAAATCGGCGAAGCGGAGTTTAACGATCCGGACAAAACCTTCCTGATCGAGCTGGTGCGCGGTGTGGGGGAGCGTAAAACGGATTTAGACGAAATGCTCAATGGCGCGCTTGGCCCCAAATGGTCGGTGGAGCGCATCGAGATTTTGATGCGCGCAATCTTGCGCTGCGGCGCATACGAGCTTCTGGAACGCTCTGAAATCCCGGCCAAAGTGGTGATCAACGAATACATGGACATCGCCAACGCGTTCTTTACCGAAAGCGAGCCGAAAATGGTCAACGGTGTGCTGGATAAGCTGGGCCACACACTGCGTGACGGCAAGATGGATTAA
- the ribH gene encoding 6,7-dimethyl-8-ribityllumazine synthase, translated as MATKVLIIEAPFYKHITDQLVEGALAVLAEKGVQYERTEVPGAFEIPGAITFAEMAQEDHPLASKHFDGYIALGCVIRGETSHYDYVAGESCRALMDLSLEGVAVGNGILTVEDEAQALVRCNVDQKNKGGDAAQACLRMIELRDHMMHGIAQ; from the coding sequence ATGGCCACCAAGGTTCTGATCATCGAAGCCCCGTTTTACAAGCACATCACCGATCAATTGGTTGAAGGCGCACTGGCTGTCTTGGCTGAAAAGGGCGTGCAGTACGAACGCACCGAAGTGCCCGGCGCCTTTGAAATTCCCGGCGCCATTACGTTTGCGGAGATGGCGCAAGAAGACCACCCCTTGGCGTCCAAGCACTTCGACGGCTACATCGCTTTGGGCTGCGTCATTCGCGGTGAAACCAGCCACTACGACTATGTCGCGGGCGAAAGCTGCCGCGCGTTGATGGACCTGTCATTGGAAGGTGTTGCCGTCGGTAACGGCATTTTGACTGTTGAAGACGAAGCCCAAGCCCTGGTGCGCTGTAACGTTGACCAAAAAAACAAAGGTGGCGACGCAGCACAAGCGTGCCTGCGCATGATTGAGCTGCGCGACCACATGATGCACGGAATTGCCCAATGA
- the ribB gene encoding 3,4-dihydroxy-2-butanone-4-phosphate synthase produces the protein MSYKDKLSPIEDIIEDARNGRMFVLVDDEDRENEGDLVIPAQMATPEAVNFMATHGRGLICLTLTRERVEHLGIPLMTQSNVSRHSTAFTVSIEAREGVTTGISASDRATTIAVAIGGNRGKEDITTPGHIFPLEARDGGVLVRAGHTEAAVDISRLAGLNPSGVICEIMNEDGTMARLDDLIPYAEKHGLKIATIADLIAYRLKNDHVVEKVTSRPFNSSHGGPFTMTVYRSELDGTEHMALTCGDVTSDGPVLVRMHAMDILVDAFFDTDGGKAGTLQRSMQAICKEGRGAVVVIRNPRLDALSSRGMKNVEQEEGDAGGVSAELRNYGVGAQILLDLGIKEMTLLSNTQHTIIGLEGYGLTVTGQQPIPE, from the coding sequence GTGTCATACAAAGATAAACTTTCCCCCATCGAAGACATCATCGAAGATGCGCGCAACGGCCGTATGTTCGTACTTGTCGATGACGAGGATCGCGAAAACGAAGGCGATCTGGTGATCCCCGCACAAATGGCGACACCGGAAGCTGTGAACTTCATGGCGACCCACGGACGCGGCCTGATTTGCCTGACGCTGACCCGCGAGCGGGTGGAGCACTTGGGCATTCCGCTGATGACGCAATCCAACGTCTCGCGCCACTCGACCGCGTTTACCGTGTCGATTGAGGCCCGCGAAGGTGTCACCACGGGCATTTCGGCATCTGATCGCGCCACCACTATCGCTGTCGCCATTGGCGGCAATCGCGGCAAAGAAGACATCACCACGCCCGGTCACATTTTCCCGTTGGAAGCGCGCGACGGCGGCGTTTTGGTACGCGCAGGCCATACCGAGGCCGCGGTCGATATCTCGCGCTTAGCCGGGCTCAACCCGTCGGGCGTGATCTGTGAGATCATGAACGAAGACGGCACCATGGCGCGTCTGGACGATTTGATTCCGTATGCTGAAAAGCACGGCCTTAAAATTGCGACGATTGCCGACTTGATCGCGTATCGTTTGAAAAACGACCACGTGGTGGAAAAGGTCACGTCTCGCCCGTTCAATTCCAGCCACGGCGGCCCGTTCACCATGACAGTTTATCGCTCCGAACTGGACGGGACCGAGCATATGGCCCTCACCTGTGGTGACGTGACCAGCGACGGTCCGGTTTTGGTGCGTATGCACGCCATGGACATTTTGGTTGATGCGTTCTTTGACACTGATGGCGGTAAAGCTGGAACGCTCCAGCGGTCCATGCAAGCAATCTGTAAAGAAGGGCGGGGCGCTGTTGTGGTCATTCGCAACCCGCGCCTGGACGCCTTGTCTTCTCGCGGCATGAAAAATGTCGAACAGGAAGAGGGTGATGCAGGTGGTGTGAGCGCGGAACTGCGCAACTACGGCGTCGGTGCGCAAATCTTGCTGGACTTGGGCATTAAAGAAATGACCTTGTTGTCGAACACGCAACACACCATTATTGGATTGGAAGGTTATGGCTTGACCGTGACCGGCCAACAGCCGATCCCAGAATAA
- a CDS encoding riboflavin synthase has product MFTGIVTDMGRVRSVSTTGEGDGEGRRFEIETGLDLSDLDIGASIAHAGACMTVVDKGADWYAIEVSAESLSKTTLGAWTEGERINLERAMRLGDELGGHMVGGHVDGVGEVVSREPEGDSVRFKFQSPEGLAKYLAPKGSITIDGVSLTVNEVEGPVFGINVIPHTQEVTTIGDLQAGDMVNLEIDMLARYVARLLGQEDKEQD; this is encoded by the coding sequence GTGTTTACCGGCATTGTCACCGACATGGGGCGTGTACGCTCCGTTTCCACCACGGGTGAAGGGGACGGCGAAGGCCGTCGCTTCGAAATCGAAACCGGATTGGACTTATCCGATTTGGACATCGGCGCGTCCATTGCGCACGCCGGTGCTTGCATGACTGTGGTCGACAAAGGCGCGGATTGGTACGCCATCGAGGTGTCCGCCGAAAGCCTGTCCAAAACCACACTGGGCGCTTGGACAGAAGGCGAACGCATCAACTTAGAACGCGCCATGCGTTTGGGTGACGAGCTGGGCGGTCATATGGTCGGCGGCCATGTGGACGGTGTTGGCGAAGTGGTTTCGCGCGAACCGGAAGGCGACAGCGTGCGCTTTAAGTTCCAAAGCCCCGAAGGTTTGGCGAAATATCTCGCACCCAAAGGCTCCATCACCATCGATGGTGTGTCTTTGACGGTGAACGAAGTAGAAGGTCCCGTGTTTGGCATCAATGTAATCCCCCACACGCAAGAGGTCACCACCATTGGCGATCTTCAAGCGGGTGACATGGTCAATCTGGAAATCGACATGCTGGCGCGTTATGTTGCGCGCTTGTTGGGTCAAGAAGACAAAGAACAAGATTGA
- the ribD gene encoding bifunctional diaminohydroxyphosphoribosylaminopyrimidine deaminase/5-amino-6-(5-phosphoribosylamino)uracil reductase RibD — MSANKPRDLDFMRAALGLARRGLGNTAPNPSVGCILVNDGVVVGHGWTQPGGRPHAEAMALAQAGNAAQGATAYVTLEPCAHQGQTPPCAVSLVDAGVQRVVIASSDPDLRVAGKGVRILKDAGIEVVEGVMADEGWRGNLGFFKRIIENRPQFTLKLATSADNRIPPKGAQGEDKWITSPLARARGHLLRANHDGVLFGIGTVLDDDPTYTCRLPGLTDQSPVRILLDSLLSLPQNSQLLRSISAAPLWIFCGSAASNDRIAELQNQGVTVIQSPLERPELTWVAQQLAARELNRVLVEAGPTLVNAVLNADLVDEIQWFKAKKELGAAGDVLFHDFDLEKLAPGPKAVLNAGPDLLNIYHLGT, encoded by the coding sequence GTGAGCGCGAATAAACCGCGTGACTTAGACTTCATGCGCGCTGCGCTGGGTTTGGCGCGGCGTGGCTTGGGCAATACCGCCCCCAATCCTTCTGTCGGATGCATTTTGGTCAACGACGGTGTCGTCGTCGGGCACGGCTGGACCCAGCCGGGCGGACGACCCCACGCCGAAGCCATGGCGTTGGCCCAAGCGGGTAATGCGGCCCAAGGGGCCACAGCTTACGTCACGTTAGAGCCTTGCGCCCATCAAGGCCAAACGCCGCCGTGTGCTGTGTCGCTGGTTGACGCAGGCGTGCAGCGTGTGGTCATCGCTTCGTCGGACCCGGATTTACGGGTGGCGGGTAAGGGTGTGCGCATCCTCAAAGATGCAGGCATTGAGGTCGTCGAAGGGGTCATGGCCGATGAAGGCTGGCGCGGCAACTTGGGCTTTTTCAAGCGCATCATCGAAAACCGCCCTCAATTTACTTTGAAACTCGCCACCAGTGCCGACAACCGCATTCCGCCCAAAGGCGCCCAAGGCGAAGACAAGTGGATCACGTCGCCCCTGGCACGCGCTCGCGGCCATTTGCTGCGTGCCAATCATGACGGCGTGCTGTTTGGCATTGGCACGGTGTTGGACGACGACCCGACCTATACCTGTCGGCTGCCTGGACTGACCGATCAAAGCCCCGTGCGCATACTTTTAGACAGCTTGCTTTCGCTCCCACAAAACAGCCAATTGCTGCGCAGCATTTCTGCAGCACCGCTGTGGATTTTTTGTGGATCGGCGGCTTCAAATGACCGAATTGCAGAGCTGCAAAACCAGGGTGTAACTGTCATTCAAAGCCCTTTAGAGCGCCCAGAACTCACTTGGGTCGCCCAACAGCTTGCCGCACGTGAACTCAACCGGGTTTTGGTGGAAGCCGGACCGACCTTGGTCAATGCCGTCCTCAACGCTGATTTGGTTGATGAAATCCAGTGGTTTAAGGCGAAAAAGGAGCTCGGCGCGGCTGGAGACGTTTTATTTCACGATTTCGATCTGGAAAAACTAGCCCCGGGCCCCAAAGCCGTGCTAAACGCTGGGCCTGACCTTTTGAATATCTACCATTTGGGGACCTGA
- the nrdR gene encoding transcriptional regulator NrdR produces the protein MRCPFCGNNDTQVKDSRPSEDNATIRRRRYCPSCGSRFTTFERVHLRELTVIKSDGEKVPFDREKVKRSMDIALRKRPVDTDQIDRIVNGIQRRLETSGDNEIPSKAIGELIMERLMEVDKVAYVRFASVYKDFHEIKDFNEFIGDLGERE, from the coding sequence ATGCGCTGTCCGTTTTGTGGAAACAACGACACCCAGGTGAAAGATTCGCGTCCCAGCGAAGACAACGCCACCATTCGCCGACGGCGTTACTGCCCGTCGTGCGGTTCGCGCTTCACCACGTTTGAGCGCGTGCACCTGCGCGAGCTGACGGTCATCAAGTCGGATGGCGAAAAGGTTCCCTTTGATCGCGAAAAGGTCAAACGCTCCATGGACATTGCCCTGCGCAAGCGTCCGGTGGACACGGACCAGATTGACCGCATCGTCAACGGTATCCAGCGCCGTTTGGAGACTTCGGGCGACAACGAAATCCCGTCCAAAGCCATTGGTGAACTGATTATGGAACGGCTGATGGAAGTGGATAAAGTGGCCTACGTGCGCTTTGCCTCTGTCTACAAAGACTTCCACGAAATCAAAGACTTCAACGAGTTTATTGGGGATTTGGGTGAGCGCGAATAA
- the glyA gene encoding serine hydroxymethyltransferase — protein MTSYPNDELAKFFSTSLADADPDLMASVNDELGRQQNQIELIASENIVSRAVLEAQGSVLTNKYAEGYPGRRYYGGCEYVDVSEDLARSRAKELFGAGFVNVQPHSGAQANGGVFMALLKPGDTILGMSLDAGGHLTHGAPPAQSGKWFNAVQYGVKEDTLTIDYDQVEALAKEHNPKLIVAGGSAYPRHIDFAKFREICDSVGAYMMVDMAHFAGLVAAGLHPSPVGIADVTTTTTHKTLRGPRGGMILTNDGDIAKKINSAIFPGLQGGPLMHVIAAKAVAFGEALQPSFKVYAKSVIENAQALAATMVEGGYAISTGGTDTHLMLVDLRPKGVKGNAAEHALDRAGITCNKNGIPFDTEKPMITSGIRLGTPAGTTRGFGVDEFKQIGGLICEVLDGLAENGEEGNGDVEKNVRVKVEALCARFPIYG, from the coding sequence ATGACCAGCTATCCCAACGACGAACTCGCAAAATTCTTCTCCACCTCTTTGGCGGATGCCGACCCGGATTTGATGGCGTCCGTGAACGATGAACTTGGCCGTCAGCAAAATCAGATCGAACTGATTGCGTCGGAAAATATCGTCTCGCGTGCAGTGTTGGAAGCCCAAGGCAGCGTATTGACCAACAAATACGCCGAAGGGTATCCGGGGCGTCGTTATTATGGTGGGTGCGAATATGTGGACGTGTCCGAAGACCTGGCCCGCTCGCGCGCCAAAGAGCTGTTCGGTGCCGGGTTCGTCAACGTTCAGCCGCATTCGGGCGCGCAAGCCAATGGCGGCGTGTTCATGGCGCTGCTGAAGCCCGGCGACACCATCTTGGGCATGAGCTTGGACGCTGGCGGTCACTTGACCCATGGTGCTCCGCCCGCACAGTCCGGCAAATGGTTCAACGCGGTTCAGTATGGTGTGAAAGAAGACACGCTGACCATTGATTACGACCAAGTCGAAGCCTTGGCCAAAGAACACAATCCGAAGCTGATCGTGGCGGGTGGTTCTGCTTATCCGCGTCACATCGATTTTGCAAAATTCCGCGAAATCTGTGACAGCGTCGGTGCGTACATGATGGTTGATATGGCCCACTTTGCGGGCTTGGTGGCTGCCGGTCTGCACCCCAGCCCCGTGGGCATCGCTGATGTGACCACGACGACCACGCACAAAACCCTGCGCGGCCCGCGCGGCGGCATGATTTTGACCAACGACGGCGACATCGCCAAGAAGATCAACTCGGCCATCTTCCCAGGTCTTCAAGGTGGTCCGCTGATGCACGTTATTGCTGCCAAAGCTGTGGCATTTGGTGAAGCGCTTCAGCCGAGCTTTAAAGTTTATGCAAAAAGCGTCATCGAAAACGCCCAAGCCCTGGCCGCAACCATGGTCGAAGGCGGCTACGCGATTTCCACGGGCGGCACCGACACGCACCTGATGTTGGTCGATTTGCGCCCCAAAGGCGTGAAAGGCAACGCGGCTGAGCATGCTTTGGATCGCGCCGGCATCACGTGTAACAAAAATGGCATTCCGTTCGACACCGAAAAGCCCATGATCACGTCCGGTATCCGCTTGGGCACGCCCGCAGGCACCACGCGTGGCTTTGGCGTGGACGAATTCAAACAAATCGGCGGCTTGATCTGCGAAGTTCTGGACGGTTTGGCCGAAAACGGTGAAGAGGGCAACGGGGACGTCGAAAAGAACGTCCGTGTGAAGGTCGAAGCGCTGTGTGCGCGCTTCCCGATCTACGGTTAA
- the rpiB gene encoding ribose 5-phosphate isomerase B — protein MSNDTIAIACDHGAFALKEHLKAYAEEKGLSVLDLGVKTTDSVDYPDYGYAMAGALKDGKASRGILLCGSGIGISIAANRHAHVRAALVHDVTGARLCREHNDANVIVFGGRMIGSDLAEECVDTFLNTDFEGGRHQRRVDKLSNPT, from the coding sequence ATGTCGAACGACACCATCGCCATCGCATGTGACCACGGCGCTTTTGCGCTGAAGGAGCACTTGAAAGCCTACGCCGAGGAAAAAGGCCTGAGCGTCTTGGATTTGGGCGTCAAAACTACGGATTCCGTTGACTATCCCGATTACGGTTACGCCATGGCTGGCGCCCTTAAAGACGGCAAAGCTAGCCGCGGCATCTTGCTGTGTGGATCGGGCATCGGCATCTCCATCGCCGCCAACCGCCACGCCCATGTGCGCGCGGCCTTGGTTCACGATGTGACGGGTGCGCGCCTGTGCCGCGAACACAACGATGCCAACGTGATTGTTTTTGGTGGACGCATGATCGGCTCTGACTTGGCCGAAGAATGTGTCGACACCTTTTTGAACACCGACTTTGAAGGCGGCCGCCACCAGCGCCGGGTGGACAAACTGTCCAACCCGACCTGA
- a CDS encoding DUF4411 family protein, with translation MKRYCVDTSGFSNPLETMPEDIYSSLWQAIYDLIEQGVFAVTPEIYDELILIDGEISNVIEKCEDDMVLEVNDPTWEWQSYVENSNQMNVDHHDFISEYNGNLKGTVGLNDISIIALAKTLELPVISMEVLIQTSPKKRRIPNVCKIEDVTHLTFNDFLRAEGISL, from the coding sequence ATGAAGCGATATTGTGTTGATACATCAGGTTTTTCTAACCCCTTGGAAACAATGCCAGAGGATATTTATTCGTCACTCTGGCAGGCAATTTATGATCTGATTGAACAAGGCGTGTTTGCTGTTACACCCGAAATCTATGACGAACTGATTTTGATTGATGGTGAAATCAGCAACGTCATCGAAAAATGCGAAGATGATATGGTACTAGAGGTAAATGACCCAACGTGGGAATGGCAGAGCTACGTCGAGAACTCGAACCAAATGAATGTTGATCATCATGACTTCATTTCTGAATACAATGGCAATCTAAAGGGCACTGTTGGGTTGAACGACATCTCAATCATAGCACTTGCCAAAACTCTCGAACTCCCCGTCATCAGTATGGAAGTCCTTATTCAGACTTCACCCAAGAAGCGGCGTATACCCAATGTTTGCAAAATTGAGGACGTGACACACCTTACCTTTAACGACTTCCTACGTGCTGAAGGGATCAGTCTGTAA
- a CDS encoding XRE family transcriptional regulator, producing MGASAHNPDDLWLNPEMLEWARNWRGLTLDDVAERFKKTPEQIRAWELNEASPTVKQARKLAKLYSRSFSEFFLPSPPDVPKPITLPDFRLHKDVLDASHEWEVEQLQQWVETQREAAIDLFQEVGEAPAEIDSKLFFSLRDEPEAAAEIARKTVGFSKDDQFGLKKAEAYTLPNILRDRLEAIGILTLRHSQLKHYGIRGMCIAEFPLPTIVFTKESPTAQAFTVAHEFAHILLKASGVTGPKSKDYDSVPEERWCDRFAAAFLMPKSLVEETLGQTPALPKASISDEDLDEAATLFRVSPHAMLVRLVHLEYVSAKYYWGVKKPEFDEWEHNAKGFGRAKFYGTRYQSQLGNMYTGLVMEAWSSGRLTNHNAAEYMGIKNLKHLNDIRREYYGG from the coding sequence ATGGGCGCATCAGCACATAATCCAGATGATCTTTGGCTCAATCCAGAAATGCTGGAATGGGCAAGGAACTGGCGTGGGTTGACGCTTGATGATGTAGCCGAAAGATTCAAAAAAACACCGGAGCAAATTCGGGCATGGGAACTAAATGAAGCTAGCCCAACTGTCAAACAGGCACGAAAACTTGCTAAGCTCTACAGCAGATCATTTTCTGAATTTTTCCTTCCTTCACCGCCAGATGTTCCAAAGCCGATAACCCTGCCAGACTTTAGGCTTCATAAGGATGTTCTAGATGCTTCCCATGAATGGGAAGTTGAACAACTCCAGCAATGGGTGGAAACACAGCGCGAAGCAGCAATTGACCTGTTTCAAGAGGTCGGTGAAGCGCCAGCGGAAATTGATTCGAAACTGTTTTTCTCACTTCGTGATGAACCTGAAGCGGCAGCAGAGATTGCACGAAAAACTGTTGGCTTTTCAAAAGACGATCAGTTTGGCTTGAAAAAGGCGGAAGCCTATACGTTGCCAAATATTCTTCGGGACAGACTCGAAGCAATTGGCATTCTGACTCTACGTCATAGCCAATTGAAACATTACGGTATTCGGGGAATGTGCATTGCGGAATTTCCTTTGCCGACAATTGTTTTCACCAAAGAATCTCCGACTGCACAGGCATTTACAGTTGCGCACGAATTTGCCCATATCTTGTTGAAGGCAAGCGGAGTGACAGGACCTAAAAGTAAAGATTATGACAGCGTGCCCGAAGAAAGGTGGTGTGATCGCTTTGCGGCAGCCTTTCTTATGCCTAAATCTCTGGTTGAAGAAACCCTAGGTCAAACGCCTGCGCTTCCAAAAGCCAGCATTTCGGATGAAGACCTTGATGAAGCTGCAACGCTTTTCAGAGTAAGCCCCCATGCAATGCTCGTCCGATTGGTTCATTTGGAATACGTCAGTGCAAAATATTATTGGGGCGTCAAAAAGCCAGAATTTGACGAGTGGGAACACAACGCAAAGGGATTTGGTCGAGCAAAATTTTATGGAACACGATACCAATCCCAACTTGGCAATATGTATACCGGACTCGTTATGGAGGCATGGTCATCTGGACGCCTCACGAACCATAACGCAGCCGAGTATATGGGCATCAAAAACCTGAAGCACTTGAATGACATTCGTAGAGAGTATTACGGCGGATGA
- the panD gene encoding aspartate 1-decarboxylase: MIQIVRAKLHGIRVTDANLNYQGSITLDPDHCKAVGILPMEFVDIWNKTNGQRIQTYVILGEAGSKCCVLNGSAARTCQPGDEIIIAAREYIQREEIHDIKPKVLTFKDGNEIDQELYYDVYSTPEDEHNFRIMHGENVIDFRDSAKKTV, translated from the coding sequence ATGATCCAGATCGTACGCGCAAAGCTGCACGGTATTCGCGTCACCGACGCCAATCTGAATTACCAAGGTTCCATCACCTTGGACCCGGACCACTGCAAAGCCGTTGGCATCTTGCCCATGGAATTTGTCGACATCTGGAACAAGACCAATGGTCAACGCATCCAAACTTATGTGATTTTGGGTGAAGCCGGGTCGAAATGCTGTGTGTTGAACGGCTCCGCCGCGCGCACGTGCCAGCCGGGCGACGAAATCATCATCGCCGCACGCGAATACATCCAGCGCGAAGAAATCCACGACATCAAGCCCAAGGTTTTGACGTTTAAAGACGGCAACGAAATCGACCAAGAGCTTTACTACGACGTCTATTCCACCCCGGAAGACGAACACAACTTCCGCATCATGCACGGTGAAAACGTCATCGATTTCCGCGACAGCGCGAAGAAAACTGTCTGA
- a CDS encoding sensor domain-containing diguanylate cyclase, translated as MVDETFLKMNDHQFSVRLMQHLVVPTFVLDADGKVIIWNKACEALTGIDAEDVLGTKEHWRAFYEEPRACLADVLVEDKVEDLDGLYVEHSNPGERHQGLRAENWCNMPKASKRLYLAINSGPIYDDDGKLIAVVETLRDMTEQKQAENALKSLAHKDGLTGLANRRTFDMTLEADLLHAKREGTSLALLLCDIDHFKPYNDIYGHQRGDKCLKQVANAIAEEVKRPTDLAARYGGEEFAVILPGIDVEGVVRVAERIRAGVFELNERHKGNEKDGRVTLSIGTVCLKPSEEVTEAAIIDMADEALYAAKECGRNQVVSADPGA; from the coding sequence TTGGTTGACGAGACATTTTTGAAGATGAACGATCATCAGTTTTCTGTGCGACTGATGCAGCACTTGGTTGTGCCGACGTTTGTCCTCGACGCTGACGGCAAGGTCATTATCTGGAACAAAGCCTGCGAAGCGTTGACGGGCATCGATGCGGAAGACGTTTTGGGCACCAAGGAACACTGGCGCGCCTTTTACGAAGAGCCCCGCGCATGCTTGGCCGACGTTTTGGTTGAGGACAAGGTCGAAGACCTGGACGGTCTTTACGTCGAGCACTCCAACCCAGGGGAGCGTCACCAAGGTCTGCGCGCCGAAAACTGGTGCAACATGCCCAAAGCCTCCAAACGGCTCTATCTGGCGATCAATTCCGGCCCGATTTATGACGACGACGGCAAACTGATTGCCGTGGTTGAAACCCTGCGCGACATGACGGAACAAAAACAGGCCGAAAATGCGCTCAAAAGCTTGGCGCATAAGGACGGCCTGACGGGGTTGGCCAATCGGCGCACTTTCGACATGACCCTTGAAGCCGACCTGTTGCATGCCAAACGGGAAGGGACCAGCCTTGCCTTGTTGTTGTGCGATATCGATCACTTCAAACCCTACAACGATATCTACGGCCATCAGCGTGGGGACAAGTGTCTCAAACAGGTGGCCAATGCCATTGCCGAGGAAGTCAAACGTCCGACCGATTTGGCGGCGCGTTATGGCGGTGAAGAGTTTGCCGTGATCTTGCCCGGTATTGATGTTGAAGGTGTCGTACGCGTGGCGGAACGCATCCGCGCAGGTGTGTTCGAGCTTAATGAACGCCACAAAGGCAACGAAAAAGACGGGCGTGTTACACTGAGTATCGGCACGGTCTGCCTGAAACCCAGTGAAGAGGTGACGGAAGCGGCCATCATCGACATGGCTGACGAAGCCCTCTATGCAGCAAAAGAATGCGGGCGTAATCAGGTGGTTAGCGCCGATCCAGGTGCTTAG